From Passer domesticus isolate bPasDom1 chromosome 8, bPasDom1.hap1, whole genome shotgun sequence, a single genomic window includes:
- the LOC135305572 gene encoding serine/threonine-protein kinase pim-1-like — protein MTPSWVAAPGPAAPGSRSKERTPGDGRAGAGEGRSGAVAGPGPSADSRVPPAGKAQEALQERYRLGSLLGRGGFGSVWSGTRISDGAPVAIKKVPRNRIWHWSELPDGTSAPLEIVLQDKVSTGFPGVIQLLEWLELPSDIVMVLERPEQSQDLLHFIRARGFLREEVARQLFRQVLEAVRHCTSCGVLHRDIKPENILVDLATGQAKLIDFGCGTYLQETAYTHFAGTPSYSPPEWTRFGWYHGEPATIWSLGILLHEMVCGKMPFRRGWNFSWGLLSLPQRLSPECQNLIGWCLSMHPLARPSLEEVFCHPWMQDIDLP, from the exons atgacaccaagctgggt cgcggcccccggccccgcggctcccgggtcGCGTTCCaaagagcgaacgccgggggatggccgggccggggcgggtgaggggcgctcgggggccgttgctggccccgggccgagcgctgacagccgcgtcccgcccgcagggaaggcgcaggaggccctgcaggagcggtaccggctgggGTCGCTGCTGGGGCGTGgaggattcggcagcgtctggtCGGGGACGCGgatctcggacggcgccccg GTCGCCATCAAAAAGGTGCCACGGAACCGCATCTGGCACTGGagtgagctg cccgacggcaccagcgctcccctggagattgtgctgcaggacaaagtgtccactggcttccccggtgtcatccagctgctggagtggcttgagctccccagcgacattgtgatggtgctggagcggccagagcagtctcaggacctcctgcatttcattcgggcacgggggttcctgcgcgaggaggtggcgcggcagctgttccgccaggtgctggaggccgtgcggcactgcaccagctgcggggtcctgcaccgcgatataaaaccagagaacatcctggttgacctggccaccgggcaggccaaattgattgactttggctgtggcacctacctgcaagagacagcctacactcactttgcag gaacaccatcctacagccccccggaatggacccgctttggctggtaccatggtgagccagctaccatctggtccctgggcatcctgctgcacgagatggtctgtgggaagatgcctttcaggaggggctggaacttcagctggggcctgctctcactgccacaacggctctctccag agtgccaaaatctgattgggtggtgtttatccatgcaccccttggccagaccctcattagaagaggtgttctgtcatccttggatgcaggatattgatctgccctag